The following are from one region of the Synechococcus sp. CBW1108 genome:
- a CDS encoding sigma-70 family RNA polymerase sigma factor yields the protein MRRCISGALQHHLRDRVRLVRIPRRLHEQGQCPLGHISLDGHAAGEPCLLDQLASPEQEVAGPADDLALEQLVDQLPAAQATALRLTVLEGLSLRAAAEQLQISAMLVQRAQKKALEALRQQLAGVG from the coding sequence CTGCGCCGCTGCATCTCCGGTGCCCTGCAGCATCACCTGCGCGATCGGGTGCGGCTGGTGCGCATTCCACGCCGGCTGCATGAGCAGGGCCAGTGCCCCCTGGGTCATATCAGCCTTGATGGCCACGCCGCTGGCGAGCCGTGCCTGCTCGATCAGCTGGCCAGCCCCGAGCAAGAAGTAGCCGGGCCCGCTGATGATCTGGCGCTGGAGCAGCTAGTTGATCAGCTGCCTGCAGCTCAAGCCACCGCCCTGCGGCTCACCGTCCTTGAGGGCCTGTCCCTGCGGGCTGCAGCAGAGCAGCTGCAAATCAGCGCCATGTTGGTGCAGCGGGCCCAGAAGAAGGCGCTTGAGGCTCTGCGGCAGCAGCTGGCGGGGGTGGGCTGA
- a CDS encoding ATP-dependent RecD-like DNA helicase, producing the protein MAGAAESRQPNGSSGALGAGQPTEVLAGSIERVTFHNSSNGFCVLRIKARGHRDLVTVVGHAAEISAGEWVTVSGTWVNSREHGQQFKAAFLRSSAPTTAEGIEKYLGSGMIRGIGPIYASKLVASFGSEVFEVIEQAPERLREVPGIGKVRAGRIAQAWADQKVVREIMVFLHSHGVGTARAVRIFKTYGNDAVQVMAENPYRLARDIRGIGFRTADAIAARLGIEPTATIRLRAGINYALLEASGEGHCGLPTAELLKLAGALLAVERPEETGATTRVPLEPEQIQAALELELAEGAVVADSLAGEPAIFLSHLYKAERQIAEALLEQLQGSPPWGVIDALRAIGWVEQRLGLELAASQKAAVEQALSSKVLVITGGPGVGKTYLINAILQILAAKKLRILLCAPTGRAAKRMTEATGLEAKTIHRLLEFDPTSYGFRRNSDLPLECDLLVVDETSMVDVPLMASLLAAIPPEAALLLVGDVDQLPSVGPGQVLADVIASGAVPVTRLTEVFRQAASSRIITTAHAINGGTIPDLRSPPEGKSSDFYFLPAETPEQAVALILKVVGERIPARFGFDPISQVQVLCPMARGGCGSRSLNVELQQLLNPDPVEQVERFGWRFAPGDKVMQIANDYEKEVFNGDVGTIDAIDSDNSELSVLFPTSEAGGNAAAAGSRVVVYGWGELDHLVPAYACTIHKSQGSEYPAVVIPLLTQHYAMLQRNLVYTGLTRGKQLVVVVGQKKALAMAVKNHLGRRRCTKLAEWLSSP; encoded by the coding sequence ATGGCCGGAGCGGCTGAGAGCAGGCAGCCGAACGGCAGCAGCGGAGCACTGGGCGCCGGCCAGCCCACCGAAGTGCTGGCCGGCTCGATTGAGCGGGTCACCTTCCACAACTCCAGCAACGGCTTCTGCGTGCTGCGCATCAAGGCCCGCGGCCATCGCGATCTGGTCACAGTGGTGGGCCATGCCGCCGAGATCAGTGCCGGCGAATGGGTCACCGTCTCCGGCACCTGGGTGAACAGCAGGGAGCACGGCCAGCAGTTCAAGGCCGCCTTCCTGCGTTCCTCCGCTCCGACCACTGCCGAGGGGATCGAGAAATACCTGGGCTCGGGGATGATCCGCGGCATCGGCCCGATCTACGCCAGCAAGCTCGTTGCCTCCTTTGGCTCTGAGGTGTTCGAGGTGATCGAGCAGGCCCCCGAACGCCTGCGAGAGGTGCCAGGCATCGGCAAGGTACGCGCCGGCCGCATCGCCCAGGCCTGGGCGGATCAGAAGGTGGTGCGCGAAATCATGGTGTTCCTGCACAGCCATGGCGTCGGCACCGCCCGGGCGGTGCGGATCTTCAAGACGTATGGGAACGACGCCGTGCAGGTGATGGCGGAGAACCCCTACCGCCTGGCCCGCGACATCCGCGGCATCGGCTTCCGCACCGCCGATGCCATCGCGGCGCGACTTGGCATCGAGCCCACCGCCACGATCCGCCTGCGGGCGGGGATCAACTACGCCCTGCTGGAGGCCAGCGGTGAGGGGCATTGCGGCCTGCCCACCGCCGAACTGCTCAAGCTGGCCGGGGCGCTCTTGGCGGTGGAGCGGCCGGAGGAAACCGGCGCCACCACTCGCGTGCCGCTGGAGCCCGAGCAGATCCAGGCGGCCCTGGAGCTGGAGCTGGCCGAGGGTGCCGTGGTGGCCGACAGCCTGGCCGGCGAGCCGGCCATCTTCCTGAGCCATCTGTACAAGGCCGAGCGCCAGATCGCCGAGGCGCTGCTGGAGCAGCTGCAGGGGTCACCACCCTGGGGCGTGATCGACGCGCTGCGGGCGATCGGTTGGGTGGAGCAGCGCCTGGGTCTGGAGCTGGCAGCCAGCCAAAAGGCAGCGGTGGAGCAGGCCCTGTCCAGCAAGGTGCTGGTGATCACCGGCGGACCGGGGGTGGGCAAAACCTACCTGATCAACGCCATCCTGCAGATCCTGGCGGCCAAGAAGCTGCGCATCCTGCTCTGCGCCCCCACCGGCCGTGCCGCCAAGCGCATGACTGAGGCCACGGGGCTGGAGGCCAAGACCATCCACCGGCTGTTGGAGTTCGACCCCACCAGCTACGGCTTCCGGCGCAACAGCGACCTGCCGTTGGAATGCGACCTGCTGGTGGTGGATGAGACCTCGATGGTGGATGTGCCGTTGATGGCCTCCCTGCTGGCGGCGATTCCACCGGAGGCGGCGCTGCTGCTGGTGGGGGATGTGGACCAGCTGCCATCAGTGGGGCCCGGCCAGGTGCTGGCCGATGTGATCGCCAGCGGCGCAGTGCCGGTGACGCGGCTTACGGAGGTGTTCCGTCAGGCAGCTTCCAGCCGGATCATCACCACCGCCCATGCCATCAACGGCGGCACGATCCCCGATCTGCGCTCCCCACCCGAGGGCAAGAGCAGCGACTTCTACTTCCTGCCGGCCGAAACACCCGAGCAGGCGGTAGCCCTGATCCTCAAGGTGGTGGGCGAGCGTATCCCGGCCCGCTTTGGCTTCGATCCGATCAGCCAGGTGCAGGTGCTCTGCCCGATGGCACGCGGTGGCTGTGGCTCAAGATCGCTGAACGTGGAGCTGCAGCAGCTGCTCAATCCCGATCCAGTCGAGCAGGTGGAGCGCTTTGGCTGGCGCTTTGCACCCGGCGACAAGGTGATGCAGATCGCCAACGACTACGAGAAGGAGGTGTTCAACGGCGATGTGGGCACGATCGATGCGATCGACTCAGACAACAGTGAACTGAGCGTGCTGTTCCCCACCAGCGAGGCAGGTGGCAATGCCGCTGCGGCCGGGAGCCGGGTGGTGGTCTACGGCTGGGGGGAGCTCGATCATCTGGTACCCGCCTATGCCTGCACGATCCACAAGAGCCAGGGCAGCGAATACCCGGCGGTGGTGATCCCATTGCTCACCCAGCACTACGCGATGCTGCAGCGCAACCTGGTATACACGGGCCTCACCCGCGGCAAGCAGCTGGTGGTGGTGGTGGGCCAGAAGAAGGCCCTGGCCATGGCGGTCAAGAACCACCTGGGCCGCAGGCGCTGCACCAAGTTGGCCGAGTGGCTCAGCTCACCATGA
- a CDS encoding 3'-5' exonuclease, producing the protein MSESRLTVALSNDFFKAFGRLPEKSRGKVATFISKFRANPRSPGLNYERIEGGKDPFIRSIRVDQDIRCIVRAPDEGDTYVLLWIDKHDDAYQWARRRTCHVNRVSGALQVVDVEAAELAVGDAIAAAVSEALANQPPVPQPAPAQTQVGSLFAHCSDDQLMLLGVPEALLPAVRAVSSEEALSRLIEWVPQDCVDGLILLADGKPIEVVIEELERQRPAAIDPTDVAAALETPESKAEFLVITDDDVLEAMLSAPLERWRVFLHPSQRRLVERQWSGAVRVLGGAGTGKTVVAMHRARWLAKELIKADAPGRVLFTTFTRNLATDIRANLTKICSPEELQRIEVIHLDGWVMTFLKAQGLQVRVFNDEARDSCWSLAMDVADTSLGLDERFYREEWKDVVLAQGCRSRDEYLMARRVGRGTRLSRPQRAQIWPVFDAVRAEFRQRGLWEPEEAKQIAADLIHKSAGSPLFAAVVVDEAQDLDVASFSLLRALVGEPRANDLFIVGDPHQRIYGKPVVLSRCGIDIRGRARKLRINYRTTEETRAWATAVLHGLDFDDLDGGSDPASDYRSLLHGDHPLVQGFEDPAEEQRFLVSTLRQLRDEQQSLASTCVAARTNKAVEKLEALLKGEGFATRVINAEESDDPSDPALRLATMHRVKGLEFDQVFLPGLDASQMPLQVEVNKRPDALSRELFEQQERSLLHVAATRAKKRVVVSYSGKASPFLGRS; encoded by the coding sequence ATGAGCGAGTCCCGCCTCACCGTTGCCCTCTCCAACGACTTTTTCAAAGCGTTCGGGCGGTTGCCGGAGAAGTCGCGCGGCAAGGTGGCCACCTTCATCTCCAAGTTCCGTGCCAACCCCCGCAGTCCGGGGCTGAACTACGAGCGCATCGAAGGCGGCAAGGACCCCTTCATCCGCTCGATCCGGGTGGATCAGGACATCCGCTGCATCGTGCGCGCCCCTGATGAAGGCGATACCTACGTGCTGCTCTGGATCGACAAGCACGACGATGCCTACCAATGGGCCCGTCGCCGCACCTGCCATGTGAACCGGGTCTCTGGAGCCCTGCAGGTGGTGGATGTGGAAGCCGCCGAGCTCGCCGTAGGAGACGCGATCGCTGCGGCTGTGAGCGAGGCTCTGGCCAATCAGCCCCCCGTACCCCAGCCGGCTCCGGCCCAAACCCAGGTCGGCTCACTGTTTGCCCATTGCAGCGACGACCAGCTGATGTTGCTCGGCGTCCCCGAGGCCTTGCTGCCCGCCGTACGCGCCGTCAGCAGTGAGGAGGCACTGAGTCGCCTGATCGAATGGGTGCCGCAGGACTGCGTCGATGGCCTGATCCTGCTGGCTGATGGCAAACCGATTGAGGTGGTGATCGAGGAGCTGGAGCGGCAGCGCCCCGCCGCGATCGATCCCACCGATGTGGCGGCGGCACTGGAGACGCCCGAGAGCAAGGCCGAGTTCCTGGTGATCACCGACGACGACGTGCTCGAAGCGATGCTTTCGGCACCGCTGGAGCGCTGGCGCGTGTTTCTCCACCCCAGCCAGCGCCGTCTGGTGGAGCGCCAGTGGAGTGGCGCTGTGCGGGTGCTGGGCGGAGCCGGGACCGGCAAGACCGTGGTGGCCATGCACCGGGCCCGCTGGCTGGCCAAGGAGCTGATCAAAGCCGACGCCCCCGGCCGGGTGCTGTTCACCACCTTCACCCGCAACCTGGCCACCGACATCCGCGCCAACCTCACCAAGATCTGCAGCCCTGAGGAGCTGCAGCGGATCGAGGTGATTCACCTTGATGGCTGGGTGATGACGTTCCTCAAGGCTCAGGGCCTGCAGGTGCGCGTGTTCAACGACGAGGCGCGTGACAGCTGCTGGAGCCTGGCCATGGATGTGGCCGACACGTCACTCGGCCTTGATGAGCGCTTCTACCGCGAGGAGTGGAAAGACGTGGTGCTCGCCCAGGGCTGCCGCAGCCGCGATGAGTACCTGATGGCCCGCCGCGTCGGACGCGGCACCCGCCTCAGCCGCCCGCAGCGCGCCCAGATCTGGCCGGTGTTCGACGCGGTGCGCGCCGAATTCCGCCAGCGGGGCCTGTGGGAGCCGGAGGAGGCCAAACAGATCGCCGCCGACCTGATCCACAAGTCAGCAGGCTCCCCGCTATTTGCCGCCGTGGTGGTGGATGAGGCCCAGGATCTCGACGTGGCCTCCTTCTCGCTGCTGCGGGCCCTTGTCGGTGAGCCCCGCGCCAATGATCTGTTCATCGTCGGCGATCCCCACCAGCGCATCTACGGCAAGCCGGTGGTGCTCAGCCGCTGCGGCATCGACATCCGTGGCCGCGCCCGCAAGCTGCGCATCAATTACCGCACCACTGAGGAAACCCGCGCCTGGGCCACCGCCGTGCTCCACGGCCTCGATTTCGATGATCTCGATGGGGGCAGCGATCCCGCCAGCGACTATCGCTCTCTGCTCCATGGTGACCATCCCTTGGTGCAGGGCTTCGAGGATCCCGCAGAGGAGCAGCGTTTCCTGGTGAGCACCCTGCGGCAGCTGCGCGACGAGCAACAGTCCCTGGCCTCCACCTGCGTGGCGGCCCGCACCAACAAGGCCGTGGAGAAGCTCGAAGCCCTGCTCAAGGGCGAGGGTTTTGCCACCCGGGTGATCAACGCCGAGGAGTCCGACGACCCCAGCGATCCAGCCCTGCGGCTCGCCACCATGCACCGGGTCAAGGGTCTGGAGTTCGACCAGGTCTTTCTGCCGGGCCTCGATGCCTCCCAGATGCCCCTGCAGGTGGAAGTCAACAAACGGCCTGATGCCCTCTCCAGGGAGCTTTTCGAGCAGCAGGAGCGCTCACTGCTGCATGTGGCGGCCACGCGAGCCAAGAAGCGGGTGGTGGTGAGCTACAGCGGCAAGGCTTCACCTTTTCTCGGCCGGAGCTGA
- a CDS encoding cyclopropane-fatty-acyl-phospholipid synthase family protein, producing MDILSHGHSITSTAGETPSNVARLRAELSEFELGRYLLNNLGLNGQWTSYVLLYPERGSQTRLSSDGSPLGDLETWLLERCPLLLATQQRFSLMGGLTQPLLRSGMQLASLPSGLMDDLLTLDYAACHDVSLTAIDLDAKALDAALRNHSERHTPVAMACEQRDAWQLGCQGRWDLITSNGLNIYVDDDQLCTAFYRQVAEALRPEGVFIVSFITPPDHWKPYSRADLEQQRLLFQDVVPVRWMCHRDETTTRAQLAEAGLEVISVHYDEQRMFPAVLARKHGSALL from the coding sequence ATGGACATCCTTTCCCACGGTCACAGCATCACCTCGACGGCCGGGGAGACTCCCTCGAACGTGGCCCGGCTGCGGGCGGAGCTCAGCGAGTTTGAGCTGGGCCGGTACCTGCTCAACAATCTGGGCCTGAACGGTCAGTGGACCTCCTACGTGCTGCTGTACCCCGAACGCGGCTCACAAACCCGGCTCAGCAGTGATGGATCGCCCCTGGGTGACCTGGAGACTTGGTTGCTGGAGCGCTGTCCGCTCCTGCTGGCGACGCAGCAGCGCTTCTCTCTCATGGGTGGGCTGACCCAGCCGTTGCTGCGATCCGGCATGCAACTCGCCTCCTTGCCATCGGGGCTGATGGACGACCTGCTGACACTGGACTACGCGGCATGCCATGACGTCAGCCTCACCGCCATTGATCTCGATGCCAAGGCGCTGGACGCTGCGCTGCGCAACCACAGCGAGCGTCACACCCCCGTGGCCATGGCGTGCGAACAGCGGGATGCCTGGCAACTGGGCTGCCAGGGGCGCTGGGATCTGATCACCAGCAACGGCCTGAACATCTACGTCGACGACGACCAGCTCTGCACAGCCTTTTACCGCCAGGTGGCCGAGGCCCTGCGGCCAGAGGGGGTGTTCATCGTCAGTTTCATCACCCCGCCCGATCATTGGAAGCCCTACTCGCGGGCCGACCTAGAGCAGCAGCGCCTGCTGTTCCAAGATGTTGTGCCGGTGCGCTGGATGTGCCACCGGGATGAGACCACCACCCGTGCACAGCTGGCCGAGGCCGGCTTGGAGGTGATCAGCGTGCACTACGACGAGCAGCGCATGTTCCCGGCCGTGTTGGCTCGCAAGCACGGCTCTGCCCTGCTGTAG
- a CDS encoding HNH endonuclease: MAPGHQSIERALGARARGGDCSPGLQQVKPQPPLMAYWWVNHKQTYRQETDGGYIWSPKTNANGARNVSYDNLTRCEGGDVVFSYANGRISQIGLVETAAITAQKPPEFGSAGDNWSQDGWLVRVNWQPLQQPLVPQTFFELLQPLLPERHSPISTSSGRGNQGVYLAGLGETLGLLLLKLIEDHADAAVRVHLVVLAEEGEYTAALLDDMQLLRDVPSSTERDALTKARLGQGLFRHRVSELEPACRVTGLARQQFLVASHIKPWRDCDNSERLSGANGLLLSPHVDKLFDRHWISFDSGGQLIWQHEAAGEALRCWGIGGANLIRPFNREQEAFLGAHREALRS, from the coding sequence GTGGCTCCTGGCCATCAGAGCATTGAGCGCGCCCTCGGCGCCCGTGCTCGAGGCGGCGATTGTTCGCCTGGGCTACAACAGGTCAAACCCCAGCCACCATTGATGGCCTACTGGTGGGTCAACCACAAACAGACCTACCGGCAGGAAACCGACGGCGGCTATATCTGGTCGCCCAAGACCAATGCCAACGGCGCCCGCAATGTGAGCTACGACAACCTCACGCGCTGCGAGGGTGGGGATGTGGTGTTCAGCTACGCCAACGGCAGGATCAGCCAGATCGGGTTGGTGGAAACGGCGGCGATCACGGCACAGAAGCCGCCTGAATTTGGATCTGCAGGCGACAACTGGAGCCAGGATGGTTGGCTGGTGCGGGTGAACTGGCAGCCGCTGCAACAGCCGCTGGTGCCGCAGACATTTTTTGAGCTACTGCAACCGCTGCTGCCCGAGCGCCATAGCCCAATCAGCACCAGCTCAGGCCGGGGCAACCAGGGGGTGTATCTGGCGGGGCTTGGCGAAACCCTGGGTCTGCTGCTTCTCAAGCTGATAGAAGACCACGCCGATGCAGCGGTGCGGGTGCACCTGGTTGTGCTGGCGGAAGAAGGTGAGTACACCGCCGCGCTGCTCGATGACATGCAGCTGCTGCGCGACGTTCCAAGCAGCACCGAGCGGGATGCCCTCACCAAGGCACGGCTGGGGCAGGGGTTGTTCCGCCATCGGGTGTCGGAATTGGAGCCGGCCTGCCGGGTCACGGGGCTGGCGCGGCAGCAGTTTCTGGTGGCGAGCCATATCAAACCCTGGAGAGACTGCGACAACAGCGAACGGCTGAGCGGCGCCAATGGCCTGCTGCTTTCCCCCCATGTGGACAAGCTGTTTGACCGCCACTGGATCAGCTTTGATTCCGGTGGGCAGCTGATCTGGCAGCACGAGGCCGCTGGAGAGGCCCTGCGCTGCTGGGGTATTGGAGGGGCGAATCTGATCCGGCCGTTCAACCGCGAGCAGGAGGCTTTCCTTGGTGCCCATCGGGAAGCCCTGCGCAGCTGA
- a CDS encoding IS5 family transposase: protein MRGHRERSGSLFSYVSIEERIPASHPLRRIRKLADQALDRLNPTFCALYAAEGRPSVPPEQLLLASLLQAFYGIRSERLLLEQLHYNLLYRWFVGLSPDDPIWHPTTFTKNRERLLNEQVMGRFLEKLMGAPEVKPLLSDEHFSVDGTLLQAWASHASLERTDGQQDPPPPSSGPGEGFGAPKPGKKRAKGDFRGIKLSNKTHRSSVDPDALLARKSNSHPAQPSYRGHVLMDNRHALIVDCRVTQAVGTGERDAAKAMAADIPGAHQKTIGADKNYDTKGFVAEMRRIAVTPHVAQNTARSGGSAIDGRTTRHEGYAKSINARRGIEKVFGWIKQWGGLRQFKLRGTDKVSAVFGLHVIAYNLIRLGNLLKPAMAAA, encoded by the coding sequence ATGCGAGGTCACCGGGAGCGCAGCGGCTCCCTGTTCTCCTACGTGTCGATTGAGGAGCGGATCCCGGCCAGTCATCCGCTGCGGCGGATCCGGAAACTGGCGGATCAGGCCCTCGATCGGCTCAATCCCACCTTTTGCGCGCTCTACGCCGCAGAAGGCCGGCCCTCGGTGCCGCCAGAACAGCTGCTGCTGGCCTCGTTGCTGCAGGCGTTCTACGGGATTCGCTCGGAGCGGCTGTTGCTGGAGCAGCTCCACTACAACCTGCTGTACCGCTGGTTTGTGGGCCTGAGCCCGGATGATCCGATCTGGCACCCCACCACATTCACCAAAAATCGGGAGCGGTTGCTGAACGAGCAGGTCATGGGGCGCTTCCTGGAGAAGCTGATGGGTGCTCCGGAGGTCAAGCCGCTACTCAGCGACGAACACTTCTCAGTGGATGGCACCCTGCTGCAGGCCTGGGCGTCCCATGCCTCACTGGAGCGGACCGATGGTCAGCAGGACCCACCGCCACCGTCGTCAGGCCCTGGCGAGGGCTTTGGCGCTCCAAAGCCCGGTAAGAAGCGGGCCAAGGGTGACTTCCGCGGCATCAAGCTCAGCAACAAGACCCACCGCTCCAGCGTCGATCCAGACGCCTTGCTGGCCCGCAAGTCCAATTCCCACCCGGCCCAACCCAGCTACCGGGGCCACGTGCTCATGGACAACCGCCATGCCCTGATCGTCGATTGCCGCGTTACCCAAGCAGTGGGTACCGGGGAGCGGGATGCCGCCAAAGCGATGGCGGCTGACATCCCCGGTGCCCACCAAAAAACCATCGGTGCCGACAAGAACTACGACACCAAGGGCTTTGTCGCCGAGATGCGTCGCATCGCCGTGACGCCGCACGTCGCTCAGAACACCGCCCGCTCTGGTGGCTCCGCCATTGATGGCCGCACCACGCGCCACGAGGGCTACGCCAAGTCGATCAATGCCCGCCGCGGTATCGAGAAGGTGTTTGGTTGGATCAAACAGTGGGGCGGTCTGCGCCAATTCAAACTGCGCGGCACCGACAAGGTGAGTGCGGTGTTTGGCCTGCACGTGATCGCCTACAACCTGATCCGGCTGGGCAACCTGCTCAAACCGGCGATGGCGGCGGCATGA
- a CDS encoding DUF1998 domain-containing protein, whose protein sequence is MARLRQVQATTEDARSRFGDDSDERNPLFFHRELLIVPDHSRREISLAIADEEFPFGAEYLASTTFREINFGEQAVVGASHAIAGKALKVKGFELCRSCGKVQRGLAKASNHTWGCRYRDKPDDAQLRQLLFMYREFNSEALRFLLPGANFWDEAGQPSFIGALHLGLRQRFGGKVDHLQSALGEEPQPGSQQRKTFLYLFDSVPGGTGYVRQLIEAGGKDLRAVFEQSLQHLQACRCSDGCYRCIFMYRQRFDRERTSKRRAIEQLQTILSRWEELQPSERSLSEVVINTRAESELELRFIEKLRVGKGAPPGVAVTLREDFIKGNKGYLLTFNSGSSMVSWKVEQQVPIGEAEGVGAFSRADFLLTPTAGGKPIAVYTDGWEYHRGRLATDAEQRMALQRSCRYLFWALSWDDVVEAPPTAQAPLEPNGLAVGMMPDFASKNRENYLERWWPKSFLDDLSQRPVPTPREVQLANSLQLLMAYLANPSGALWQGLAQMFCLAQRPPMPPVQIDDPSLMAPREALNLNSHVEEWTQGGESPRVGQHLAPVPGLQILNLVDLALHKTDRLHPCASFRAIHFEPDRSSSERQQQLAWREWLRQGNLFQFLPHLLISTPGWGGSEQPAAVDPPQVWVEAEPAKAAPEGPGAPETAVAASQQAWQALSRFAPADVQPLLQALEAAWQGTDRPLPEQAFELEGPKGDVIAQAELAWPDQRLALVSEPVDAEAFTAAGWRCWSVEDPPAATAAALMEALPPS, encoded by the coding sequence ATGGCTCGCCTGCGCCAGGTGCAGGCCACCACGGAGGACGCCCGCAGCCGCTTCGGGGATGACAGCGACGAACGCAACCCGCTGTTTTTCCACCGCGAGCTGCTGATCGTGCCCGACCACAGCCGCCGCGAGATTTCGCTGGCGATCGCCGATGAGGAGTTCCCCTTCGGTGCTGAATACCTGGCCAGCACCACCTTCCGTGAGATCAACTTCGGCGAGCAGGCCGTGGTCGGCGCCAGCCACGCCATCGCCGGCAAGGCCCTCAAGGTGAAGGGTTTTGAGCTCTGCCGCAGCTGCGGCAAGGTGCAGCGCGGCCTCGCCAAGGCCAGCAACCACACCTGGGGCTGCCGGTATCGCGACAAGCCCGACGACGCCCAGCTGCGCCAGCTGCTGTTCATGTATCGGGAGTTCAACTCCGAGGCCCTGCGCTTCCTGCTGCCCGGCGCCAACTTCTGGGATGAGGCGGGCCAGCCGTCCTTTATCGGCGCCCTGCACCTGGGCCTGCGTCAGCGCTTCGGCGGCAAGGTGGACCACCTGCAATCCGCCCTCGGCGAGGAACCCCAGCCCGGCAGCCAGCAGCGCAAAACCTTCCTCTATCTCTTTGATTCCGTTCCCGGTGGGACGGGCTATGTGCGCCAACTGATCGAAGCGGGCGGCAAGGATCTACGAGCCGTGTTCGAGCAGTCGCTGCAGCATCTGCAGGCCTGCCGCTGCAGCGATGGCTGCTACCGCTGCATCTTCATGTATCGGCAGCGCTTCGATCGCGAACGCACCAGCAAACGGCGGGCGATCGAGCAATTGCAGACGATCCTGAGCCGCTGGGAGGAACTGCAGCCCTCAGAGCGCAGCCTCTCGGAGGTGGTGATCAACACCCGCGCCGAAAGCGAACTGGAGCTGCGCTTCATCGAAAAGCTGCGCGTAGGCAAAGGAGCCCCGCCCGGAGTCGCCGTCACCCTGCGCGAGGACTTCATCAAGGGCAACAAGGGCTATCTGCTCACCTTCAACAGCGGCTCCAGCATGGTGAGCTGGAAGGTGGAGCAGCAGGTGCCGATCGGCGAGGCCGAGGGCGTAGGCGCCTTTTCCCGCGCCGATTTCCTGCTCACACCCACGGCTGGCGGCAAACCAATCGCCGTCTACACCGATGGCTGGGAATACCACCGCGGCCGGCTGGCCACAGATGCCGAACAGCGCATGGCCTTGCAGCGCAGCTGTCGCTACCTCTTCTGGGCCCTGAGCTGGGATGACGTTGTGGAGGCTCCTCCCACAGCGCAGGCACCACTGGAGCCCAACGGGCTTGCAGTGGGCATGATGCCAGATTTTGCTTCCAAAAATCGCGAAAACTATCTTGAACGTTGGTGGCCCAAGAGCTTTTTAGACGACCTTTCGCAGCGACCAGTTCCAACTCCTCGCGAAGTTCAGCTGGCTAACAGTCTGCAATTGCTGATGGCCTACCTGGCCAATCCTTCGGGAGCACTTTGGCAGGGTCTGGCGCAAATGTTTTGCCTTGCCCAGCGCCCGCCCATGCCTCCAGTGCAGATCGATGATCCATCTCTAATGGCACCACGAGAGGCTCTGAATCTCAATTCACACGTCGAGGAGTGGACGCAAGGTGGTGAATCTCCCCGAGTGGGTCAACACCTCGCTCCTGTTCCAGGACTGCAGATTCTCAATCTCGTTGATCTGGCTCTGCATAAAACTGACAGACTGCATCCCTGCGCGAGTTTTCGTGCCATTCATTTTGAACCTGATCGTTCCAGCTCTGAGCGACAACAGCAGCTGGCCTGGCGCGAATGGTTACGCCAGGGAAACCTCTTCCAGTTCCTGCCCCATCTGCTGATCTCCACGCCGGGCTGGGGTGGGAGCGAGCAACCCGCCGCCGTGGACCCACCCCAGGTGTGGGTGGAGGCCGAGCCAGCCAAGGCAGCTCCGGAAGGCCCAGGCGCCCCAGAAACCGCTGTTGCTGCGTCGCAACAGGCCTGGCAGGCCCTCAGCCGCTTTGCGCCAGCCGACGTGCAGCCGCTGCTGCAGGCATTGGAGGCAGCCTGGCAAGGCACCGATCGGCCCTTGCCTGAGCAGGCCTTTGAGCTGGAAGGGCCGAAGGGTGATGTGATCGCCCAGGCTGAACTCGCATGGCCGGATCAGCGTCTGGCGCTGGTGAGCGAACCCGTTGATGCGGAAGCCTTCACTGCCGCGGGCTGGCGCTGCTGGTCGGTGGAGGATCCTCCTGCCGCCACAGCCGCCGCCCTGATGGAGGCCCTTCCACCGTCCTGA
- a CDS encoding LexA family transcriptional regulator, whose amino-acid sequence MFAQAWFFSKLLGEDLDLHAALVPNPVCTFYMRVSGNRLRQHGIQDGDLMVIDRSVEPCSGHVVVVAHQGSFLMRPLLRQGEQWLLEPVRPGEVAIPLDLDVFDRSGLFGVVLHAVHHLNKPRLRKI is encoded by the coding sequence ATTTTCGCGCAGGCTTGGTTTTTCAGCAAACTCTTAGGTGAGGACTTAGATCTCCATGCTGCTTTGGTTCCCAACCCGGTCTGCACTTTTTACATGCGGGTCAGCGGCAATCGCCTGCGCCAGCATGGGATTCAGGACGGCGACCTGATGGTGATCGACCGCAGTGTCGAACCCTGCTCCGGCCATGTCGTCGTCGTTGCCCACCAGGGCAGCTTCTTAATGCGGCCGCTGCTGCGCCAGGGGGAGCAGTGGTTGCTTGAGCCGGTGCGGCCAGGAGAAGTAGCAATTCCTTTGGACCTGGATGTCTTTGATCGCTCAGGGCTATTTGGCGTGGTGTTGCATGCGGTGCATCACCTCAACAAGCCGCGCTTGCGAAAGATTTGA